The genome window AAGAAAGCTGTCAAAGTTAAAACAATAATCTCAGTTAAATACTACAAATCACCAGTTGGTCGTAATTTTGGAAAGAACAGTGATGCCTTACATCACTCTCATGCCACTCGAATCCAGAGAACTCGAGTATATGACTTTTGAAATCATCAGCCTGTAGCATTACATAGTCAACTTGTCAGGACATGAATATCAACAAAGAATATAGCAGCAAACCTTTGGCATCTATGCCAGTTTGCATGAACTTCATTCTGTGGTAGAACAATGAATAAACGACATggcataatattttatttaaagaGTATAACTTGAAGTAAGTAATCCCTCTGTATATAAGTGTAAGCCGGTTTTTGCCTTTTTGGGACACCAGTTTCAGTCCAGCGGGTTCACGTATGGGTCCCTCCTATAAAACACAAGCTGCATGCCAGTAGGCTTATAACTGCATCTACTTTAGATCCAAGAGACCAAGACTTCCAATTTGGAAACGTaattcaaaaattctaaattctaaaaagataatcaaataataaataaaagctGGTTTCGGCTGAAAACCTGAACCTTGGCTGGTTCTGGTATACCCTAAACCCAGCATCCCAAACGTaattcaaaaattctaaattctaaaaagataatcaaataataaataaaatctgGTTTCGGCTGAAAACCTGAACCTTGGCTGGTTCCGGTATACCCTAAACCCAGCATCCCaaagcgccccccccccccccccccaagctcAAAGACTAATAAGATGTGTTTGCCAACATAGTAAAATACTATAATTGTACCTTTTTCATCCTAAAAGTACTTCCTTTATAGCTAGACCAGCTTGGACTAGCTAGAACATCTATTTGTGTTTTATAACACCAAAGTGGCAAAGTCCAAAGCAGCTTGAAAAAGCTTATCCAAGGAagtaagatgctagtctaaaaAGGCATGTCTTGTCCAGGGAagtaagatgctagtctaaaaAGGCCTGTTTGAATAGGGTCGTGCTGTGGAAGTTTTCATTTCAAGTGAAAGCCTGTGATAGGTATATAGACATATAAAAGTTACAGATTTCCTGCAAATATTTTTACTAGGTGCACCTAGGCATCAAGGCAAGTCTCTGAGAATGGCAATTAGGCCAGTAGATGAATCATGCATTCATTATCCACATCCATGGAATTGCTGAATACAAGAAGGCACTTCTCTCATGCGAAAGATCTACCATGACCTAATCAACATTAGATTTCACTATGCGTTTCAACATAACTTTTTGTTAGCTGTCTACAAATGAAATGATTAACATGTCTAAAAGATGTCATAACGAATATTTGCATCAGacatttaaaaaatacattgtTCATATTTTAAATATACCTTTCCCCTCCTCCCAAAAAGAACTTGATGAAGAAACTTAAGATCAGCAGGTTTTTTCCTTGATATTCTGTTTGCCACTGCAAAATATTTTAGAACCAGATCAGGAGAGAAATATTAAATTACcaataaacaaaaatatatataataatcaACACTTGTACAAAAAAATAGTGCTTTAATTCACTTGAAAAATCAATAAATCATTTAACTCTGGAATCAGTACAAAGTGAATTCAATTTAGGTATCATACAGAGATAATTTACACAGTGTAACATGCAAAACATTAACCAGAGCCCTGGCAATATAAACAACTTCAATTTTATGTCAGCATAAGCTGCAGTTTCAAAGACAAacaattgataaaaaaaatcaaacaaagatACAGAAGAATAATATAGGTCAACATGCCGTGCGATTGAACTTGTTCATTTCCTAATTAGATTAAACACATGAAGTTGTAATCATTAagaaaataacaacacatcAAACAATATAGAAGATGAAAACACTCAGAAATAGGTAGGCTTCCACACGGCTAATGAACCGCTTAGAATTATACTATTTCACAACTTATGATACTGCCATAGTAAAGAAAATGCGGCATTGTGAGGTCATGTTAGGTTTCATGTACCAAAAGAGTATGCCCTAAGTAAGATTATAGGGAAGAAAGAAATCAGTGCTCATGAAACAAAAAAGAGTAAGCATATCGCAACATAGTtttgtaccacttggtatattCTTCAAAGGAGTGCCACAACCCTGCATGAAAAAATGTTTATAAAGCATTACAGAAGGCCGCGATATGCCAAAGAAATCAAGTGGGAAAAAAATGTGCATAAGGATAGAACCTTCTCGACCATAAAATTTCCTCCTGCCTCGTTCTCAATCACTTCAACCAACCTCTCCACTGTTTTCCTCTCGCGTGCCGGGCGATCAAGAGAATAGGGACTTCGGGTATTCAGCATGTCCTTGGCGTCCCTAGATTTGGACCCATCTTGTTTCTCATCCTTTCCGTGGTCCTTTTCTCTAGCACTCCTTGCCTTCTTGCTCTTGGGCATTTTATTCTCTTCCATGTTGTCTGATTCACCGATTTGCTCCACTGCCGCCTCACCATCCTTCTGTTTCTTGGATGCACTTCCCTTTTCTGCCTCTTCCATGTCTGCATTTGAACGTTTGGTCCCTTTCTTTTGACCCTCTTGCTTACAGGTATCATCTAGTTGATCTTTCTTTCCCTCTTGTTCATCAACAGTACTCTTTCCATCCATTTCCACTTCCTCATCATTCTCAGAAGCCCCTTTTTCACTCACATtatcttcctctttcttctcaaAAGCCCCATTTTTGTGCACTtctgcttcctcctcctctgcagTCACCTTCCCATCTTGTTTcccttcctctttcttctctgcAGTCACCTTACCGTCCTGTTTctcttcctcttgcttctcaaTAGCTCTGTTTTGTTCATATTTTACTTCCTCATGTTTAGTGGCATcacctttcccttcctctttcAATCCCTCCTGCTTCGCCTCTACACATTGTTCTCTACCATCCACCTCTTGCTTATCAACACtacctttttcttcctctttcagTTCCTCTTGCTTCTCCACAGCACTTTGTTCTCTACCATTTACATCTTGCTTATTCAAATCACCTTTTTCTTTCTCGCTCATTCCCTCGTTCTTCTCCACAATACCTTGATCTGTATCATTTACTTCTTGCTTATCCAGACcacctttttcttcctttctcaATCCCTCCTTCTCCACAGCACTTTGTCCTCTATCACTCACATCTTGCTTATCCACACCACCTTTTTGTTCCTCTTCAGATCGAACCTGCTTTTCCACACCAATTTGTTCTCCACTGTGCATTTCTTGCTTATCTTCTTTCGTTGGCTCCATCTTATCTTCATCTTGCTTCTCCACACATATGTTTTCCTCTTTGTTATTATTTTGCTTCTCTTCAGTGTCATCCTCATTTTCTTCATTCTTTCCATTTTCTATAGCCTTTGAATGTATAGCCTCAGCCTTTGCTTCAACCATCTTGATGTACTCACCTTCTGCTACCTTGGTGCCCTGACGATCCTCATTCTTTCTTTCCTTATCTTCCTTCTGACATGCATCTTCCTTGTCAACCATTTTCACATCCTCGGCTTGAATATTGGTAGCATTTTGCTTCTCTTCAATCTTGtcctccttttcttcctttttcccattttctttttcctctagATTTCTAGCAATGATCTTTGCTTCAGCCATCTTGATGTCCTCACCTTCTGCTGCCTTGGTTTCATGACTATCtttgttctttctttccttGTTTTTCTTCTGACATGCATCTTCCTTGTCAACCATTTTCACATCCTCAGCTTGAATATTGACTTTATTTGTCTTCTCTTCAGTCTTGtcctccttttcttcctccttcctgtTTACTGTTACCTCAGCATTTCTAGCATCAGCCTTTGCTTCAACCTTCTTGAAGTCCTCCTCACCTTCTGCTGCCTTGGCCTCCTGACTATCATCATTTTTCCCCTCCTTATCTTCCTTCTgacatgaatattccttgtCAACCATTTTCACATCCTCGGCTTCAATAATGGCGtcacttttcttctcttcaGTCTTGtcctccttttcttcctccttccaATTTTCTTTTACCTCTGAATTTCTAGCATCAGTCTTTGCTTCAACAATCTTGATGTCCTCGCCTTCTGTTGCCTTGGCATCCTGACTATCCTCATTTTTTTCCTCCTTATCTTCCTTGTCAACCATTATCACATCATGGGATTGAACGTTGGCGTCATTATTCTTCTCTTCGGTCTTGTCCTTCTTTTCTACCTTCTTGCCATTTTTTTCTACCTCTGCATCTATAGCATCAGTCTTTGCTCCAACCATCTTGATGTCCTCACCTTCTGCTGCCTTGGCATCCTGATTATCCTCATTCTTTCCCTCCTTGTCTTCTTTTTCAACCATTATCACTTCATGGGCTTGAACATTGGTGTCATTATTCTTCTCTTCGGTCTTATCCTCCTTTTCTACCTTCTTACCATTTTCTTCTACCTCTGCATCTATAGCATCAGTCTTTGCTCCAACCATCTTGATGTCCTCACCTTCTGGTGCCTTGACATCCTGACTATCCTCATTCTTTCCCTCCTTATCTTCCTTCTCACATGTGTCTTCCGTGTCAACCATTTTCATATCCTCAGCTTCAATATTGGCTTCATAATCTGTGTCAGCCACTTTAACGTCCGCAGCACAATCTGAATCgccctccttcgcatcatcagcttccaCCATATTTACATCCTCATCTATTGTGCCCTCTGTTCCATTTTCACAGACTTGCTTAACTTTATCAGCATCCTTGTTAGTCGCTGCCAATTCCTTGTTCTCTTCAGCACCATCCTTCTCGGCATTATCCTTCTTATCTGAAGCAGCAGCTTCTTGATTCACCAATGGAGGTGGATCCTCCGCCGCTGGTGCTGTGTTCGCCTCGGACATCCCAAGTGACCGCTAATCCTCTATCTGTTCTAGAAAAATACAGGAAAACAATTAGCCAAACAATGAAAGAAATAATGTTAAAGCTAAGAAACTGTaagaaaaaaggggaaaagaaCTTTGACACTAGAAACATAGGCATGTACAGTAAAGGTCACAATTCAAATAATTCCTATCATAGAATGAGTAAAGCCATAAGCAAGAACCGTCCATTGTCATGATTAACTGCGAAGAATCCTAAATGCTTCCAAAACCATCCTAGGAAGAGCTTAGCCAGCAAGCAAGAATCGCACACCAGCATGATTATTCACACTCTCCAATAGGTATGTACGAATGCTAAAGGTCATAATGCGaaatatttataatataaaatGAGTAAAGCCATAAGCAAGAACCGTGCATTGTCATGATTAACCACGAAGAGAATCCTAGACGGTTTCTAAACCATCCAAGTAAACACTGAACCAGAAGCAAGAATAGCCTTTCAGAAAAAAGGAAGCAAGAATCTCACACCACCGGCATGATTAACACATGCTCCAATAGGTATGTAAGAATGATAAAGGTGATTACTTTCTGATACATGATACAGAATGGCTAAATCCCTAAGAAAGAACCAAACATTGCGGCGATCAACCACAAAACCACCCGTAAGAACCTAACAGAACGCCAAGCACCGTACCAGGAAGCAAGAACAACTAGACCGCAATCCCAAAACCCTAATGGTTCGTCACTCCTGGACCAACACAGAACACCAAGCAGCCAGGGTACAGTCGGCGCGAGCAGAGGCGTACTCAACGTGGGGAACCGCCAAAAATTTTGGAGAATAAGCTGCTATTAGCAATCAAATCTGCAGCTAACGGGACGGAGAGCAAGAAAGATTCGAACTTGATCGCTGACATCAAACAAAAGGGCAAGATCACAGCAAAACTAACAAGCATTGCATAGATTCATCCAAGCAAGGTAAGGGCTCCTTACCAACGAAAGAAGAAACCAATCCAAGTCCAGATGGATCTCAGCTCCGCTCCACGTCTCCACGCCCCAATCCAGCAGAGGGGAAGGAGACGATCGCCGCGAGAGAAGCACGTGCTCGGCGGCGCGGCGAGGCGAAGAAGAGGGTTTTGTTTGGGACGAACAGGGGAGGAGGGTGTGGCTGCCACTGTCCGGCTGCTAGCGAGGCCCGCAAGTCAGTCAGTCACAGATTCAGATCGATTTTTCAGCGAAGGTAAAGTGAATTTGGGATGGGAAAACGCAGAAAGTAAAGTATTAAATTTCTAACTATAGGTATATACGTATagaaaatatatcatatattgaTAAGATATGTTATGTGCATACTTAACCATTCTAATATTATAGAACTGAATCTACGTTACCTGATACTACCAGAGATCCAAAAGGTGCtgatagaaaaaatagcacgGCCAGATttttatacaccggatagtccggtgatcaatgccATATCATCGCCGAACTATCCAGTGTTTGTAGTTCAATTTAGGTCAGAAGACATACTTTCTGGAAAACATAGTCCGGTGAGGAGATCATTGAAACctggactatccggagaatGGGATGAGAATTTAGTACAACGAATCATGCTCTCTGTATGAAATAGTCTGACGAATGATCCAGTGaaaacgccggactatccgatgtgtagaaggtcaatttgcatcgaaaacttgctctctggaagaaatggtcCGGTAGAGATTCCAAcgtatcaccagactatccggtgtatagaaggtcaatttgcgtcgaaaaacttgctctctggaaaaatggTCCGGTGGATATTCTGAggtatcactggactatccggtgagaagaagaaggtttttagcCGAAAATCTGTTCTTTGGTTAAAATtgtccggtgaggtctttgatgatcGCCATATCGTCTGATgcgttcaaaaggaaaactttgcaaaaaattgctctctgcaaatattggtctggtgacatactccggtgagtataaatgtgacgTCGGAATATCCGATGTGTGTAAGACTGAGTCTTAGAGTTTCGGTCGAGTGAACTtgccgaatggtctggtgttctggagtttgttctcactggactatccggtgttcagtccaAAACCGAATCGAAGTGGATTCATGGATTTGTTCGGATCTCTTTTGCGATTTTGACCGAACAGGGTGTGTTTAAGGTgggaatagagtcctacttcgaTTTCCTAGGGTCAAGGTCATACCCCCCCTTAAATAGTTGAGGGGTGGAGACCGATTGCATATACATCAGTCAATCacatctattgcatctacttttcattTTGCCTTCACTTCCTGCAATTTAGGATTAGTTTTTCACTGCTACTTCGAATCCCTGTGGTTCGAGTGATAGTTCTTTGTtgatttgctcgtaaatcgtCCGAGCGGTGACCCCCAAGGTTGCCTGTCGAAACCtttgtttgtttgcttgtaaacaagtcgcATGTCGCTGCGAAAAAGAGACAAATATCCTTGACGGACCCGTGTTGGCAAGGTGTTGCCTAATTCCGTGCCAACACAAATTGGCAACTCCACTGGGGAACGATGGTTATCCATCAACATCCACACCTAGGGTTTTGGCGTCGACACCCCCTGCAGCCTGCTGCGCCATGTCTAAGGAGGAGGGATCCAAAATCAACATGGACAATATCATCTCGTCTACGCTTGAAGAGCTTCACGAGGAGGATCACCAAGCTATTAAAGCTCAAAAGCGGGAGGTtgagaagatgatgcttgcatgcTATCAGAAAACACGTTaaggtgtcatcaagaagggtgATCCGATATCAATCGTCACGCCAAGCATGAGGTAAAGACCGATGTAAGTGATTCTACTCATGATTTCAAAGAGCACATTGTGCATATGGTAGATCAATCTGTTGGTGCTGCTATGTTCAATAATTCTGAAATATTGGTTAAAAGTCTAGATCATGTACTGTCTAGTCGTGTTAGGGCTTTGTTTATTGAATTGCAAGAtgaaaaaaggtaaaaaaacagCCCCAACTACATGATGCTAGCACCTTAAATTCCAGCGATGGTAATCAATTTCAGCAAATACCATTAGTTTTGTCAGCACAATTTGCAACACCTTTGCCTACACAACAAAATATGCCGATACAACAAACTCATAGCTAACCCAATGTTAGTCCGGTTGGCATGGTAACACCTCCGTTTAATACATTGAGTACTAGCAA of Phragmites australis chromosome 3, lpPhrAust1.1, whole genome shotgun sequence contains these proteins:
- the LOC133912840 gene encoding DEK domain-containing chromatin-associated protein 3-like — encoded protein: MSEANTAPAAEDPPPLVNQEAAASDKKDNAEKDGAEENKELAATNKDADKVKQVCENGTEGTIDEDVNMVEADDAKEGDSDCAADVKVADTDYEANIEAEDMKMVDTEDTCEKEDKEGKNEDSQDVKAPEGEDIKMVGAKTDAIDAEVEENGKKVEKEDKTEEKNNDTNVQAHEVIMVEKEDKEGKNEDNQDAKAAEGEDIKMVGAKTDAIDAEVEKNGKKVEKKDKTEEKNNDANVQSHDVIMVDKEDKEEKNEDSQDAKATEGEDIKIVEAKTDARNSEVKENWKEEEKEDKTEEKKSDAIIEAEDVKMVDKEYSCQKEDKEGKNDDSQEAKAAEGEEDFKKVEAKADARNAEVTVNRKEEEKEDKTEEKTNKVNIQAEDVKMVDKEDACQKKNKERKNKDSHETKAAEGEDIKMAEAKIIARNLEEKENGKKEEKEDKIEEKQNATNIQAEDVKMVDKEDACQKEDKERKNEDRQGTKVAEGEYIKMVEAKAEAIHSKAIENGKNEENEDDTEEKQNNNKEENICVEKQDEDKMEPTKEDKQEMHSGEQIGVEKQVRSEEEQKGGVDKQDVSDRGQSAVEKEGLRKEEKGGLDKQEVNDTDQGIVEKNEGMSEKEKGDLNKQDVNGREQSAVEKQEELKEEEKGSVDKQEVDGREQCVEAKQEGLKEEGKGDATKHEEVKYEQNRAIEKQEEEKQDGKVTAEKKEEGKQDGKVTAEEEEAEVHKNGAFEKKEEDNVSEKGASENDEEVEMDGKSTVDEQEGKKDQLDDTCKQEGQKKGTKRSNADMEEAEKGSASKKQKDGEAAVEQIGESDNMEENKMPKSKKARSAREKDHGKDEKQDGSKSRDAKDMLNTRSPYSLDRPARERKTVERLVEVIENEAGGNFMVEKGCGTPLKNIPSVANRISRKKPADLKFLHQVLFGRRGKADDFKSHILEFSGFEWHESDEKQRAKAKEKLDKCFKGTLLDLCGLFAIPVSRANSRKEDIVAKLLDFIAEPHAEDDSTLSDEQGSNYRKRKREGRSATKNPEGVHKRSRKKLDDEHTPSKRQKKSSESESDEEDPDDGHEDESMKSFTEENKVEDEEVDGKEEDDYDSGEVKAIKKSSEGKGSTAKRKAITGSVPKIAPVATLSKCSSKVSSSSKSSKDKQSPDEYANVCSRKSKSITPKRTTISEKETSKRKSSSKMVTKSKGKSAEKVLPSKDELRKTIVRILKKVDFNTATFSDILKKLDDHYKMDLSSRKAPIKLMIQDELTKFPEEADED